Proteins encoded within one genomic window of Estrella lausannensis:
- a CDS encoding alpha/beta fold hydrolase gives MAHWSTGQDGTRLWYETFGKKGDPALLLMMGNSCDATLWPKQFCQMLSDKGLYVIRFDQRDTGLSNWIDFSENPYTLQDMAADALQLLRTEQIEKAHIVGFSTGGVIAELFALNYPDQVLTLTLMMTSIDLTIKNDAFMGKDVSQAELPPPKDSFINAILELKKRPINTLHDKIELMVDNFREANGGKAPYDREYFYGLFEESLRRVDGKSQKVGHESNHALATSATSPLTKNELKSIQRRTLVIAGEEDPILPPPHGEKTADAIPAARFLSIEGMGHVLNPVFFPQLVSAIEKHIQGN, from the coding sequence ATGGCGCACTGGTCGACCGGGCAAGATGGCACGCGTCTTTGGTATGAAACTTTTGGAAAAAAGGGCGATCCAGCGCTTCTTTTGATGATGGGCAACAGCTGCGACGCGACGCTCTGGCCTAAGCAGTTCTGTCAGATGCTCTCTGACAAAGGTCTCTACGTCATTCGCTTCGATCAGCGTGATACGGGACTCTCGAACTGGATCGACTTCTCAGAAAATCCCTATACGCTGCAAGATATGGCTGCCGATGCCTTGCAGCTTTTGAGGACGGAGCAGATAGAGAAAGCGCATATTGTGGGCTTTTCGACAGGAGGAGTGATTGCCGAGCTTTTTGCCCTGAACTATCCGGATCAAGTGCTTACGCTGACTCTGATGATGACGTCGATCGACCTTACAATCAAAAACGATGCCTTCATGGGAAAAGATGTCTCTCAGGCAGAGCTTCCTCCTCCTAAGGATTCATTTATCAATGCCATTTTGGAGTTAAAAAAGAGACCGATCAACACCCTGCATGATAAAATTGAACTGATGGTCGATAATTTCAGGGAAGCTAACGGCGGCAAAGCACCGTACGACAGGGAATATTTCTACGGCCTGTTTGAAGAGTCTCTTAGACGAGTTGACGGCAAGTCTCAGAAGGTTGGGCATGAGAGCAACCATGCTCTTGCCACATCCGCTACAAGCCCCCTGACAAAAAATGAGCTTAAAAGCATCCAGAGACGAACCCTTGTCATCGCAGGGGAGGAAGATCCTATCTTGCCGCCGCCCCATGGTGAAAAGACGGCTGATGCGATACCAGCCGCCCGTTTTCTTTCCATAGAGGGGATGGGGCATGTTTTGAACCCCGTTTTCTTTCCTCAGCTTGTCAGCGCAATCGAAAAGCACATCCAGGGCAACTAG
- a CDS encoding APC family permease: MTTAPSTEFKLSLPTAVLININIMLGAGIFINTPSLAQKAGLLGAFMYILVGILMLPLILSIARMLRIHPSGGFYVFAKEEISPLAGFLSGWCYFTSKVASCMLMIHVSMTLLQHIFPPLAAVSTFVLDFLTVGVFCGLNFLNIKAGSSIQKMFIAFKTFPIFFAIAAGIFLLNGDNFTAPHLEWEGVPSSLPLVIYAVIGFEAACSMSSKIKDAEKNAPKAVLISFCSVILIATIYQAIFYGALGDKLAECAGHCDIFPAMISTLFGDSDFAGKFQGIIHLAIASSTLGAAYGIIFSNSWNLHILAENGHVVMSKFFARLNVNSIPAACVVVECVLCLSYLAASQGVLIPLQQIGALGCVLSYTFSVASLFFAAKQGRENSGSKLLPTLGLISCSLLISACIRSFFLNGMSSLLIFAFFFTLGVSMYYGTAKARREAPEAA, translated from the coding sequence ATGACCACAGCTCCCTCCACAGAATTCAAACTATCTCTGCCAACGGCTGTCCTCATTAACATCAATATCATGCTCGGAGCCGGCATCTTCATTAATACGCCAAGCCTTGCCCAAAAGGCCGGCCTTCTCGGCGCTTTCATGTATATTTTAGTGGGCATCCTGATGCTTCCTCTGATCCTCTCGATCGCCCGCATGCTCAGAATCCATCCATCGGGAGGGTTTTACGTTTTTGCCAAAGAGGAGATCAGTCCCCTGGCAGGATTTTTAAGCGGGTGGTGCTATTTCACTTCAAAAGTTGCCTCCTGCATGCTGATGATCCACGTCTCGATGACCCTTTTGCAGCATATTTTCCCACCTCTTGCCGCCGTCAGTACTTTTGTCCTCGACTTCCTCACCGTAGGTGTTTTCTGCGGCCTGAATTTTTTGAACATCAAAGCCGGCAGTTCGATTCAAAAGATGTTTATCGCCTTCAAAACTTTTCCGATCTTTTTCGCCATTGCTGCCGGTATTTTCCTTTTAAATGGGGATAATTTCACCGCCCCGCATCTTGAATGGGAGGGAGTCCCCTCCAGCCTGCCCTTGGTTATCTACGCGGTGATCGGCTTTGAGGCGGCCTGCTCGATGAGCAGCAAAATCAAGGACGCCGAGAAGAATGCCCCTAAAGCTGTATTGATCTCTTTTTGCTCGGTGATTCTGATTGCCACCATCTACCAGGCAATATTCTACGGAGCTTTGGGAGATAAATTAGCTGAGTGCGCCGGCCACTGTGATATCTTCCCCGCTATGATAAGCACCCTTTTTGGCGACAGCGACTTTGCCGGCAAATTCCAAGGTATTATTCACTTGGCGATCGCTTCTTCGACGCTCGGCGCTGCCTACGGAATCATTTTCAGCAACTCCTGGAACCTGCACATTCTGGCTGAAAATGGCCATGTGGTGATGTCCAAATTTTTCGCCCGCTTAAACGTCAATTCCATCCCGGCCGCTTGCGTCGTTGTGGAGTGTGTGCTCTGCCTGAGCTACTTAGCTGCCAGCCAAGGGGTTTTGATCCCTCTGCAGCAGATAGGCGCTCTCGGCTGCGTCCTCTCCTACACCTTCAGTGTGGCCTCGCTCTTTTTTGCAGCAAAGCAAGGGCGCGAAAACTCCGGCAGCAAGCTCTTGCCTACCCTTGGCCTGATCAGCTGCTCTCTCCTCATCTCAGCTTGTATCCGTAGTTTCTTCTTAAACGGAATGAGTTCGCTGCTCATATTCGCCTTCTTCTTCACCTTGGGTGTCAGTATGTACTACGGGACAGCAAAAGCAAGGAGAGAGGCCCCGGAAGCAGCCTGA
- a CDS encoding ferric reductase-like transmembrane domain-containing protein — translation MPCATSAALLAAWIYITIDDWKVGDTLHILKEVGRAIGFVGYVLFSLSLFLSSRIKKLEDWLGGLDQIYYLHHKIGLWGFYFIVCHPWFFAAKWLFGRPDKFFLSIFPVHSRLAVNLGSLAFWLMLLIIGATIFKVLSYDKWKRLHQLMSLAYILATLHILLLQKPFSSSNAALALVCAPMGLGLLGILYRQVLAPFYSSRAIYKVSEAEKINENVVKITFKPEAEPLKFRLGQYAFFSFQDQISKEQHPFTICKESDDRISIFVKARGDFTKSLYRSVHPDLRVCLEGPYGRFDFMKGRENQIWIAGGIGIVPFLAWKEQIRGWPGKIDLFYCVHRMEDAVLLDQFQRIQNDNFRCFLHCTENNKRLTINHLMETETDLPQKDIFMCGPKSLTRPFVAGLMNAGVKRHHIYFEDFDFF, via the coding sequence ATGCCGTGTGCCACCAGCGCAGCCCTTTTGGCTGCATGGATCTACATCACAATCGATGATTGGAAAGTCGGCGACACTCTTCACATTTTAAAGGAGGTGGGGAGGGCGATCGGCTTTGTGGGATATGTTTTGTTCTCGCTTTCTCTATTTTTATCATCCCGCATCAAAAAACTGGAGGATTGGCTCGGGGGCTTAGATCAGATTTACTACCTGCATCACAAAATCGGGCTGTGGGGTTTTTATTTTATCGTGTGCCACCCCTGGTTTTTCGCAGCGAAATGGCTCTTTGGTCGCCCGGATAAATTCTTTTTGTCTATTTTTCCCGTGCACTCCCGATTAGCGGTCAATTTGGGCTCGTTAGCTTTTTGGCTGATGCTCTTAATCATAGGAGCTACAATTTTTAAAGTGCTATCCTATGACAAGTGGAAGCGGCTGCATCAGTTGATGAGTCTGGCCTACATTTTAGCTACCCTCCATATTCTTTTGTTACAAAAGCCTTTTAGCTCCTCAAATGCCGCTCTTGCCCTTGTTTGCGCCCCTATGGGATTGGGGCTGCTTGGCATTCTCTACAGGCAGGTACTTGCCCCCTTTTACTCAAGCAGGGCGATTTACAAAGTGTCGGAAGCCGAAAAGATAAACGAAAATGTGGTTAAGATTACATTCAAACCCGAAGCCGAGCCGCTTAAGTTTCGTCTCGGCCAATACGCCTTCTTTTCCTTTCAAGATCAAATTTCCAAAGAGCAGCACCCCTTTACAATCTGCAAAGAATCGGATGACCGCATTTCAATTTTTGTCAAAGCAAGAGGGGATTTTACAAAGTCCCTTTACCGCAGCGTTCATCCTGATTTGAGGGTTTGTCTCGAAGGTCCTTATGGCCGGTTTGATTTCATGAAAGGCAGGGAGAATCAAATTTGGATAGCAGGGGGGATTGGGATAGTGCCTTTTTTGGCCTGGAAAGAGCAAATCCGTGGGTGGCCGGGAAAAATTGATCTTTTCTATTGCGTTCATCGGATGGAAGATGCGGTTTTGCTCGATCAATTTCAACGCATCCAGAATGATAACTTTCGCTGCTTTCTTCATTGCACGGAAAATAACAAGCGTTTGACTATTAATCATCTAATGGAAACTGAGACGGATTTACCGCAAAAAGATATCTTCATGTGCGGCCCCAAAAGTCTGACACGTCCATTCGTGGCAGGATTGATGAATGCAGGAGTTAAACGGCATCACATTTATTTTGAGGATTTTGACTTTTTCTGA
- a CDS encoding TolC family protein gives MRYLLILLALLTSCGPSKCHIQSPEITEDWKEEPPENAVCGAKEAFCCLEDKELIELIGQALDYNKSLDIAFYTLLEAKALVGVAKGPLFPSLVFNPQGVKQESLINAQGIVAAEPLRTIQTDYTFPLSASYELDLFGKWKSAYLSSVHNVKAKRAAYRGALLLVASSTAENYYILRSLDAEIDVLIKSIDILREALEINEARYEAGLVPYTDVARAKTELANVQSDMENTKRLRQLAENSLAVHLGQNPSLYAKAYDPLFLTPPAVTPPSPGQLLAIRPDMAEKEEEIHRQMEDANVAFADLFPAIALTGSFGYDSYSLSHLLDWKARFWSFAIGLTETVFDAGSKESEWEAAKARLWISLAAYYNQALIAFRETEDALSEIRLRKSEREYLVEAVAAAQVTLELTNQRYLKGLVSYFDVVDAQRTLLSSRRALVKVQGAEFGALIGLIKATGGGF, from the coding sequence ATGAGATACTTACTTATCCTCCTTGCGCTTCTGACATCCTGCGGGCCTAGCAAGTGCCACATCCAATCGCCGGAGATCACCGAGGACTGGAAAGAAGAGCCTCCCGAGAATGCCGTTTGCGGCGCCAAAGAGGCCTTTTGCTGCCTCGAAGATAAAGAGCTGATCGAGCTCATCGGACAAGCCCTCGACTACAACAAAAGCTTGGACATCGCCTTTTACACACTATTGGAGGCCAAAGCTCTAGTCGGAGTCGCCAAGGGCCCCCTCTTTCCCAGCCTCGTTTTCAATCCCCAAGGCGTCAAGCAAGAGAGTTTGATCAACGCGCAAGGAATCGTGGCTGCCGAACCCCTCCGCACGATCCAGACAGACTACACCTTTCCCCTGTCGGCAAGCTACGAACTGGATCTTTTCGGAAAGTGGAAAAGCGCCTATTTAAGTTCCGTCCATAATGTAAAAGCCAAGAGGGCCGCCTACCGCGGAGCGCTTTTACTTGTAGCTTCCTCTACAGCCGAAAACTACTACATCCTAAGGTCTCTGGATGCTGAAATCGATGTTCTCATCAAGAGCATCGACATACTGCGGGAGGCGCTGGAAATTAACGAAGCGCGCTATGAGGCCGGCCTCGTTCCCTACACCGATGTGGCAAGAGCTAAAACAGAGCTTGCCAACGTCCAGTCGGACATGGAAAACACCAAACGCTTAAGGCAGCTTGCTGAAAATTCCCTGGCTGTCCATTTAGGGCAAAACCCTTCCCTATACGCCAAGGCATACGACCCCCTCTTCCTCACTCCCCCCGCTGTAACGCCCCCATCTCCGGGGCAACTTCTGGCTATCCGACCTGACATGGCCGAAAAAGAAGAAGAGATCCATCGGCAGATGGAAGATGCCAACGTCGCCTTCGCCGATCTCTTTCCGGCGATCGCCCTTACAGGATCTTTCGGCTACGATTCCTACTCTCTGTCGCACCTTCTGGACTGGAAAGCGAGGTTTTGGTCCTTTGCCATCGGCCTGACGGAAACTGTTTTTGATGCCGGAAGCAAAGAAAGTGAATGGGAAGCGGCAAAAGCCCGGCTCTGGATCAGCCTCGCCGCCTACTACAACCAGGCGCTGATCGCCTTTCGTGAAACGGAGGACGCCCTCTCGGAAATTCGTTTAAGGAAGAGCGAGCGGGAGTATCTGGTCGAAGCGGTAGCTGCCGCCCAGGTGACTTTAGAGCTCACCAACCAGCGCTACTTAAAGGGGCTGGTCAGCTATTTTGATGTCGTAGATGCACAAAGGACGCTGCTCAGCAGCAGAAGAGCGCTCGTGAAAGTTCAGGGCGCGGAGTTTGGCGCCCTGATCGGATTGATTAAGGCCACGGGAGGTGGGTTTTAA
- a CDS encoding class I SAM-dependent methyltransferase → MAHWDNQARQWALIGEPLKPSQAELHTSYAWILEQAQLQREHLTVLVLGVTPEIIHLPWPAHTRLIAADCSEKMIESVLPKKTATLTPMGLLANWLQLPLSSSSIDVVIGDGCYSQLLWKDYRALTQEIRRVLKPDGLFVIRFFTKPENVDPVESIYHDLLSGKIASFHAFKLRLAISLQSQTAQGVCLKDVWNTWDLRFKQGVLQNMQKLKWNRETIDTIDTYHLSDTVYTFPTKSEIRSIFSGHFSEKSLHTPGYYLGRCCPTFRLSKI, encoded by the coding sequence ATGGCGCACTGGGACAACCAAGCTCGGCAATGGGCTCTAATCGGAGAACCTCTCAAGCCCTCACAGGCAGAACTCCACACTTCCTATGCATGGATTCTTGAACAGGCGCAGCTTCAAAGGGAGCATTTAACCGTATTGGTTCTCGGTGTCACACCGGAGATTATCCACCTGCCCTGGCCCGCTCACACAAGGCTCATTGCGGCTGACTGCAGCGAGAAAATGATCGAATCTGTTCTGCCTAAAAAAACGGCCACTTTGACCCCCATGGGATTATTGGCCAATTGGCTGCAGCTTCCGCTTTCATCGTCATCCATTGATGTTGTTATTGGAGATGGGTGCTATAGCCAGCTTCTTTGGAAAGATTACAGAGCCCTCACGCAGGAGATTCGGCGTGTTTTAAAACCCGATGGCCTCTTTGTCATCCGCTTTTTCACCAAACCTGAAAATGTAGATCCCGTCGAGTCCATCTACCACGATCTACTCTCAGGGAAAATCGCCAGCTTCCATGCTTTCAAATTGCGCCTCGCCATTTCCCTACAATCGCAAACAGCTCAAGGTGTCTGTCTTAAAGACGTATGGAATACCTGGGATTTACGTTTCAAACAAGGGGTTCTGCAGAATATGCAGAAATTGAAATGGAACCGCGAGACCATCGACACAATCGATACTTACCACCTCTCAGACACGGTTTACACGTTTCCGACAAAAAGCGAGATCCGATCGATCTTCTCCGGGCACTTTTCCGAGAAGAGTCTGCACACTCCCGGTTATTATCTCGGCCGCTGTTGCCCAACCTTTAGGCTTTCGAAAATATAA
- a CDS encoding acetate--CoA ligase family protein produces the protein MEKSNDNKPRTLIALVDKPRVYRGYIKGFRQSVGCLSLQVQSFRLSDVHSLQQSLEEYGGRYCFHPKTIRSPKDLLACFGEAAVKLQQSARLPVFDTIRIEVLSEQDGAFKLWIPYFEEECFHLAVSFMLQFFLHHLAAPSFSYREEISEELALLIENLNSFAPKGMNSLRILETAHQQGGSWRYLTQNAFQLGYGAHSRWFDSTLTDKTPQIAASIARNKFSTAKFLRKMGIPVPRHEVVQSQEEAVEMARQLGYPVVIKPNHQDGGRGVSAGLMTDEQVKKAFAKARHYSEIVLLEQHIVGKDYRLLVFNGTLVWAIERVPAGVTGDGKKSVRELIDQINRSRLPEGDRVPTLKPIAVDEDTHEVLSHQGYSLRSVPTAGRFVQLSRISNIGSGGVPVAVFDEVHPDNKRLAESAAALLRLDIAGIDLIMPDIRQSYLETGGAVIEINAQPQIGTVTAAHMYPLLLKMFVPNQGRIPVIVVCSNAAEEVIIDKLQSSLSCRYQKIGWASNSGGYINQQKVHAASSSYQAAQALLSDQTVDLIIYSIQQMDDIMHEGLPFDQFDGLLFLGMPRSVNAPRFNELCDLLHTLFSTCRGDFLVSDPSVYDFIDSDAPFAPARLLTRGEIEDRIEDGAFLPDGDLKRILSKEPVGH, from the coding sequence ATGGAAAAATCAAACGACAACAAACCCCGCACACTCATTGCCTTGGTTGACAAACCCCGCGTTTATCGTGGGTATATCAAAGGATTTCGCCAGTCGGTCGGATGTTTGAGTCTGCAGGTTCAATCATTTCGACTCTCCGATGTTCACTCCTTGCAACAATCCCTGGAGGAGTATGGCGGTAGATATTGCTTTCACCCAAAGACAATCCGTTCCCCAAAAGATTTGCTTGCTTGTTTTGGTGAGGCCGCTGTCAAGCTTCAGCAATCCGCCCGCCTTCCTGTTTTTGATACAATCCGCATTGAGGTGTTATCGGAACAGGATGGGGCCTTCAAGCTGTGGATTCCCTACTTCGAGGAAGAGTGCTTTCACTTGGCAGTTTCATTTATGCTGCAATTTTTTCTGCATCATCTGGCCGCTCCCTCATTTTCGTACCGGGAAGAAATTTCCGAAGAGCTCGCCCTTTTGATCGAAAACTTAAACAGCTTTGCCCCAAAGGGTATGAACAGTTTACGGATATTGGAGACGGCCCATCAGCAGGGGGGTTCCTGGCGTTACCTCACTCAAAATGCTTTCCAATTAGGATATGGCGCTCATTCCCGATGGTTTGACAGCACCCTGACGGATAAAACACCTCAGATCGCAGCGTCGATAGCCCGCAACAAATTCAGTACCGCGAAATTCCTAAGGAAAATGGGAATTCCGGTTCCCCGGCATGAGGTTGTTCAGAGCCAGGAGGAGGCCGTGGAAATGGCGCGGCAGCTTGGGTATCCCGTCGTAATCAAGCCTAATCATCAGGACGGTGGCAGGGGTGTCAGCGCCGGGCTCATGACCGATGAGCAGGTAAAAAAAGCTTTTGCCAAAGCTAGGCACTACTCTGAGATCGTCTTGCTGGAACAGCACATCGTTGGCAAAGATTACCGCTTACTGGTTTTCAACGGGACACTGGTGTGGGCAATTGAGAGGGTCCCCGCCGGAGTGACAGGCGACGGCAAGAAGAGTGTCCGCGAGCTAATCGATCAGATCAATCGGTCGCGTCTTCCTGAAGGCGACCGGGTGCCGACATTGAAGCCTATCGCAGTCGACGAGGACACGCATGAGGTGCTGTCCCACCAAGGATATTCCTTGAGAAGCGTCCCCACTGCCGGTCGATTTGTCCAGTTAAGCCGGATCTCCAATATCGGTTCTGGAGGAGTTCCGGTGGCGGTCTTCGACGAGGTGCATCCCGATAACAAGCGTCTCGCGGAGTCAGCGGCGGCTTTGCTTAGACTCGATATCGCCGGCATCGATCTCATCATGCCCGATATTCGGCAATCTTACCTGGAAACGGGTGGGGCCGTCATCGAGATCAACGCGCAGCCTCAAATCGGCACAGTGACTGCAGCGCACATGTACCCCCTCCTTCTGAAGATGTTTGTCCCCAATCAAGGCCGTATTCCTGTCATTGTGGTCTGCAGCAATGCAGCAGAAGAGGTTATAATTGATAAACTGCAATCGAGTCTATCCTGCCGATATCAAAAGATAGGGTGGGCGAGCAATTCCGGGGGCTACATCAATCAACAGAAAGTGCATGCGGCTTCGTCGTCATATCAAGCCGCTCAGGCGCTGTTGAGTGATCAGACTGTCGATTTGATCATCTACTCCATCCAACAGATGGATGACATCATGCATGAAGGCTTGCCGTTCGATCAATTCGATGGCTTGCTCTTTCTTGGAATGCCCCGGTCGGTCAATGCTCCGCGGTTCAATGAGCTGTGTGATCTCTTGCACACGCTCTTTTCCACTTGCCGGGGGGACTTTCTTGTCAGCGACCCCTCAGTGTATGACTTCATTGATAGCGATGCTCCCTTCGCTCCCGCCCGGCTTTTGACCCGCGGTGAGATTGAAGATAGAATTGAAGATGGAGCCTTTCTGCCGGATGGAGATCTGAAAAGGATTTTGTCCAAGGAGCCTGTCGGTCACTGA
- a CDS encoding outer membrane protein, with amino-acid sequence MKFSLTRLALKVSVLVAGLGASTPLLSDPYCPFNGFYAGVMGGALQSTTEFSRESSAQYENFFHVPGLISSGQKDVKVYRWGGAGALNLGYGEQVGKCMFIAGEIFVSAATRDTSVSDYAYTEHNDQSLFDSFNTSLKAKTSASTQNVELAIDLRPGFLVNSCTLLYGRVGVGFNKLRTKNRVDFEYNGREASEFVGHSVQTLSTTKKSNKSALRLGLGCEWKLCPNLSLTSDYIYSYYGKAKTQRIADSTFANGEDDNFIADGFKTSSSAKMATQAFLVGIKYYFDNACCR; translated from the coding sequence ATGAAATTTTCTTTAACAAGACTGGCGCTGAAAGTTTCGGTGCTCGTTGCCGGACTAGGCGCTTCAACACCCCTTCTTTCCGACCCTTACTGTCCTTTTAACGGCTTTTACGCCGGTGTTATGGGGGGAGCTTTACAATCGACAACAGAGTTCAGCAGGGAAAGCAGCGCTCAATATGAAAACTTCTTTCATGTTCCCGGTCTTATCTCATCAGGACAGAAAGACGTGAAAGTCTACCGCTGGGGAGGAGCCGGGGCGCTCAATTTAGGCTACGGCGAGCAAGTTGGAAAATGCATGTTCATCGCAGGTGAAATCTTCGTAAGCGCGGCCACCCGTGATACGTCAGTAAGCGATTATGCCTACACCGAGCATAACGATCAGTCCCTGTTTGACAGTTTCAATACCTCTTTGAAGGCCAAGACGTCTGCATCCACGCAAAATGTAGAATTGGCTATTGATTTGCGTCCCGGATTCCTTGTGAATTCCTGTACTCTATTGTACGGCCGCGTCGGGGTTGGATTTAACAAGTTGCGCACAAAGAACAGGGTGGACTTTGAGTATAATGGAAGAGAGGCAAGTGAATTTGTAGGGCATTCTGTCCAAACCCTTTCTACAACAAAAAAAAGCAACAAATCAGCTCTGAGACTGGGTTTAGGCTGTGAGTGGAAACTCTGTCCCAATTTAAGCCTGACTTCGGATTACATCTATTCCTATTACGGAAAAGCCAAAACACAAAGAATCGCTGATTCAACCTTCGCAAACGGTGAAGACGACAACTTCATCGCCGATGGTTTCAAGACCTCCTCTTCAGCAAAGATGGCCACCCAAGCCTTTCTGGTGGGCATTAAGTACTACTTCGACAACGCCTGTTGTCGTTAA
- a CDS encoding carbonic anhydrase, whose amino-acid sequence MKNWIQAIIAVAALALPAFLMGIPPEEGLKRLKEGNQRYVKEDLQHPNRGAERRAELSSKQKPFAIVVACSDSRVSPEIIFDQGIGDVFVVRVAGNVVGPLELDSIEFAALYLKASLVVVLGHESCGAVQATLDNNTQDIEAIAEKIQPAIKGVDPKAKGALEKATKDNARFVADYISKTPVISKLISEKKLLVTTGYLELKEGSVEWGF is encoded by the coding sequence ATGAAAAACTGGATTCAGGCAATAATTGCCGTTGCTGCCTTGGCTTTACCGGCTTTCTTGATGGGGATTCCCCCGGAAGAGGGGCTGAAGAGACTGAAGGAGGGAAATCAGCGATATGTCAAGGAAGACTTGCAGCATCCCAACAGGGGAGCTGAGCGAAGGGCCGAGCTCTCATCGAAGCAGAAGCCGTTTGCTATCGTGGTCGCCTGTTCCGACTCTCGAGTGTCGCCTGAAATTATCTTTGATCAGGGAATTGGCGACGTCTTTGTCGTGCGCGTAGCAGGCAATGTCGTGGGCCCTCTGGAGCTCGACAGCATCGAGTTTGCGGCCCTCTACCTGAAGGCTTCCTTGGTCGTGGTGCTTGGCCACGAAAGTTGCGGCGCGGTGCAGGCAACTTTGGACAACAACACGCAAGACATCGAGGCGATTGCCGAGAAAATCCAGCCGGCGATCAAGGGTGTGGACCCCAAAGCAAAGGGCGCCCTTGAGAAGGCGACGAAAGATAACGCACGTTTTGTAGCCGATTATATTTCCAAGACGCCTGTTATCAGCAAGCTTATCTCCGAGAAGAAGCTGCTTGTGACAACCGGATATCTCGAGCTTAAAGAGGGGTCAGTGGAGTGGGGGTTTTAA